In the Candidatus Hydrogenedentota bacterium genome, ACCACGGCAAGACGACGCTTACGAGCGCGATCACGAAGGTTCTGTCGAAGTCTGGCAAGGCGAAGGCGATAGACTTTGCGATGATTGACAAGGCGCCGGAGGAGCGCGAGCGCGGGATCACGATCTCGATCGCGCACGTGGAGTACGAGACGGACACGCGGCA is a window encoding:
- the tuf gene encoding elongation factor Tu (EF-Tu; promotes GTP-dependent binding of aminoacyl-tRNA to the A-site of ribosomes during protein biosynthesis; when the tRNA anticodon matches the mRNA codon, GTP hydrolysis results; the inactive EF-Tu-GDP leaves the ribosome and release of GDP is promoted by elongation factor Ts; many prokaryotes have two copies of the gene encoding EF-Tu) — protein: MAKEKFVRNKTHVNVGTIGHVDHGKTTLTSAITKVLSKSGKAKAIDFAMIDKAPEERERGITISIAHVEYETDTR